Proteins encoded within one genomic window of candidate division WOR-3 bacterium:
- a CDS encoding DUF72 domain-containing protein, with amino-acid sequence MQIFIGTSGWRYSWNLGNSLDWYIKNSNLNAVELNASFYRFPFPSQVKGWSKTCSQLRWAVKVTRRITHIHKFNDESLGIWEDFKKLFEPLDLCVDFYLFQLPPSLKIDSIDKIQKFATFANLGQRFALEPRNLTWFSDETIGWAKSLGITLVSVDAPNLPRTIFNVNGIVYLRMHGRDRWYSYEYSERELKEVATKILETNPEKVYVFFNNDYAMLKNAQELAKILNTLL; translated from the coding sequence ATGCAAATTTTCATAGGAACATCGGGTTGGAGATATTCCTGGAACCTTGGTAATTCCTTAGATTGGTACATTAAGAACTCCAATCTCAACGCGGTAGAACTAAATGCCTCCTTTTATAGGTTCCCCTTCCCGTCACAGGTTAAAGGCTGGTCAAAAACTTGTAGTCAATTGAGATGGGCAGTAAAGGTCACCCGAAGGATAACCCATATACATAAATTCAACGACGAATCTTTGGGTATATGGGAAGATTTTAAAAAGCTTTTTGAACCACTTGACCTTTGCGTTGATTTTTATCTCTTTCAGCTTCCGCCCTCTCTCAAAATAGATTCAATTGATAAAATCCAGAAATTTGCCACTTTTGCGAATCTTGGTCAAAGGTTTGCCCTTGAGCCAAGAAACCTAACATGGTTTTCTGATGAGACTATTGGTTGGGCGAAATCCCTTGGTATAACATTGGTTTCAGTCGATGCACCAAATTTACCGAGGACAATTTTCAATGTAAATGGTATTGTCTATTTAAGAATGCATGGACGTGATAGGTGGTATTCCTACGAATATTCAGAAAGGGAATTAAAAGAAGTGGCTACAAAAATCCTCGAGACGAATCCTGAAAAGGTTTATGTATTTTTCAACAATGACTATGCAATGTTAAAAAACGCCCAGGAGTTGGCAAAGATTTTAAACACCCTGCTGTAA
- a CDS encoding ferritin family protein, giving the protein MDLSKYTLKDIILTALKSEVESKDLYEKMKNRVSNFVLRDKFDFLAKEEEKHRVFFEKMFTQNFPGETVALPDKSPVPLPEIGPEVEKLPISEVLEIAMKAELKASEFYKSMMELFSDEMIRKTLEYISTVELSHYKLLEIERDYAKKFEDYEVEWPGFHIGA; this is encoded by the coding sequence ATGGATCTGAGCAAATACACATTAAAGGATATCATTCTTACGGCGCTTAAAAGCGAAGTGGAGTCGAAAGACCTTTATGAAAAAATGAAAAATAGGGTCTCAAATTTCGTACTGAGAGACAAATTCGATTTCCTTGCAAAGGAAGAGGAAAAACACAGAGTCTTTTTCGAGAAAATGTTCACACAAAACTTTCCCGGCGAAACAGTAGCGCTCCCAGATAAATCCCCTGTCCCACTCCCAGAAATCGGACCCGAGGTCGAAAAGTTACCCATTTCTGAGGTCCTTGAAATCGCAATGAAAGCAGAACTAAAAGCCTCTGAGTTTTACAAATCTATGATGGAACTGTTTTCCGATGAGATGATAAGGAAAACCTTAGAATATATTTCGACCGTTGAGCTTTCACATTACAAGCTCCTGGAAATAGAAAGAGACTATGCAAAGAAATTCGAAGATTACGAGGTTGAGTGGCCCGGCTTCCATATAGGTGCTTAA
- a CDS encoding DMT family transporter, whose amino-acid sequence MIYAILSVLLWSTQATAFKLTLRYTNQFGLLVLSSSTSLIVYLIWLTVTNKFTDQVKNFGRNTKSLILGFLNPFLYYIVLFTAYSLLKAQEALVLNYLWPIVLTILSSVLLKKPLTPVKLIALFLSFSGAFITITQGNVKNLSFKNPLGVILALLSTVIWALYWLLNMTDKRETETKLFYNFLFGDLYLLIFTLILRPVKISSTTALLGGIYVGLFEMGITFLLWLKALSTIKDTARVSNLIYFAPFLSLLFISLVLKEKIYTSTIIGLVLIISGVLLQEYLHTKRGSKNAVNIVRN is encoded by the coding sequence ATGATCTATGCTATACTTTCTGTTCTCTTATGGTCGACACAAGCAACCGCTTTTAAGCTTACCCTAAGGTATACAAACCAGTTTGGTTTGCTTGTCCTTTCTTCCTCTACATCTTTAATAGTTTATCTAATATGGCTTACAGTTACGAACAAGTTCACCGATCAGGTCAAAAACTTTGGAAGAAATACAAAATCCCTAATCCTCGGCTTTCTAAACCCTTTCCTCTATTATATCGTCCTCTTTACCGCTTATAGTTTGCTAAAGGCTCAAGAGGCCCTCGTCCTCAATTATTTATGGCCAATAGTTTTAACTATTTTGAGCTCTGTACTTTTAAAAAAGCCTTTGACCCCCGTAAAGCTAATTGCTCTCTTTTTAAGTTTTTCTGGTGCCTTCATAACAATAACCCAGGGTAACGTAAAAAACCTCTCCTTTAAAAACCCATTGGGAGTTATCTTAGCTCTATTGAGTACAGTTATATGGGCACTTTACTGGCTTCTAAATATGACCGATAAAAGGGAAACAGAAACAAAACTCTTTTATAACTTCTTGTTCGGCGATCTCTACCTGTTGATCTTTACACTTATCTTAAGGCCCGTTAAAATAAGCTCGACCACTGCCTTACTTGGGGGAATATATGTTGGACTCTTTGAGATGGGGATCACCTTTTTGCTGTGGCTTAAAGCCTTGAGCACCATCAAAGACACAGCAAGGGTAAGCAATCTTATCTATTTTGCCCCCTTTCTTTCGTTACTGTTCATTTCATTAGTTCTAAAGGAGAAAATTTATACATCAACAATCATAGGGCTTGTCCTCATAATTTCAGGGGTGCTTCTTCAGGAATATCTTCATACTAAAAGGGGCTCAAAAAATGCTGTTAATATTGTTCGTAACTAA
- a CDS encoding zinc-dependent alcohol dehydrogenase family protein encodes MKAMVLEKPDYIEKSPLVLKELEIPEPREDEVLIKVLVCGVCHTDLHIVEGDIVPPRYPLIPGHQVIGKIEEIGEKVEGFKKGDLVGVPWLHYNCGQCKYCKKGLSNLCKNILFTGFHVNGGYAEYMVAKKTAIYKIPDTVDITSFAPILCGGVIGYRALKLTNVKEGQKLGLVGFGSSAHIVLQIALYKNMEVYVFSRSETHRRKALEMGAKWAGKLGDALTEKLDGIIVFAPVGDTLVESLKYVDKGGAVVSAGIHMTDIPSFPYSLLYEERTLKSTANSTREDVEETIKLAVEIPIRPVVTTYPLELANKALQDVKHSKIDGSAVLTIG; translated from the coding sequence ATGAAGGCAATGGTTTTAGAGAAGCCTGACTATATAGAGAAAAGCCCTTTAGTTTTGAAAGAACTGGAAATCCCAGAACCTCGGGAAGATGAAGTCCTTATAAAGGTATTAGTTTGTGGTGTATGTCACACCGATTTGCACATCGTAGAAGGGGACATTGTGCCTCCAAGATACCCTCTCATTCCAGGTCATCAAGTAATTGGAAAAATAGAAGAGATCGGAGAAAAAGTGGAAGGCTTCAAAAAAGGCGACCTCGTTGGAGTTCCCTGGCTTCACTACAACTGCGGCCAGTGCAAATACTGTAAAAAGGGCCTCAGCAACCTCTGTAAAAACATCCTCTTCACAGGATTCCACGTAAACGGTGGTTATGCAGAATATATGGTCGCTAAAAAGACCGCCATTTATAAAATCCCAGATACTGTCGATATTACAAGCTTCGCTCCCATCCTATGCGGTGGAGTAATCGGCTACAGGGCATTAAAACTAACTAATGTAAAAGAAGGTCAAAAACTGGGGCTTGTGGGCTTTGGCTCTTCTGCTCATATCGTTCTACAAATAGCTCTCTACAAAAATATGGAAGTTTACGTATTCTCGAGATCGGAGACCCATAGAAGAAAAGCTCTGGAAATGGGCGCAAAGTGGGCAGGAAAGTTGGGTGATGCTTTAACAGAGAAACTTGACGGAATAATTGTTTTCGCGCCTGTTGGAGATACATTAGTTGAAAGCTTGAAATATGTTGACAAAGGTGGCGCAGTTGTAAGTGCAGGCATCCATATGACCGATATCCCATCCTTTCCCTACAGCCTTCTGTATGAAGAAAGAACCCTAAAATCTACGGCAAATAGCACAAGGGAAGATGTAGAAGAAACAATAAAACTCGCCGTTGAAATTCCAATAAGGCCTGTAGTAACCACTTACCCATTGGAACTGGCTAATAAGGCACTGCAAGATGTAAAACACTCAAAGATAGACGGCTCTGCTGTTTTGACTATTGGCTGA
- a CDS encoding CDC27 family protein, translating to MEILVLISLLSLNIGDSLFKEGDFFNAITEYKRELYFASSDSNLLLRKMALCYVKRGLFEEAASYYSDILYENPSTEVQRLFALCLIKMKKYSEARELLAGLKDSLAMTLLTISEGLNGNYFDAFRSLDSFGINYPKYMSLNKLKTASMILPGSGLLFLGDVPLFLGTLTLSTLGAYVVYYYLKKGLVYEALFSGYPIIERFYRGGIRNTKVKYRLYYDKFFKSLLRQVESQLIKEEEAQLFSQ from the coding sequence ATGGAAATACTGGTTTTAATTTCTCTCCTCTCTTTAAACATCGGTGATTCGCTATTTAAGGAAGGTGATTTTTTCAACGCAATAACGGAATACAAGAGGGAACTGTATTTTGCATCTTCAGATTCGAATTTACTTCTTAGAAAGATGGCACTTTGTTATGTAAAAAGAGGGCTTTTTGAGGAAGCGGCAAGCTATTATTCTGATATTCTCTACGAAAACCCTTCTACTGAGGTACAAAGGCTCTTTGCTTTGTGCTTAATAAAAATGAAAAAGTACAGCGAAGCTCGAGAATTGCTTGCAGGTTTAAAAGATAGCTTAGCGATGACCCTGCTAACTATATCTGAAGGATTAAATGGGAATTATTTTGATGCTTTTCGGTCTCTTGACTCTTTTGGCATTAATTATCCTAAATATATGAGCCTAAATAAATTAAAGACTGCCTCGATGATTTTACCAGGTTCAGGCCTTTTATTTCTTGGGGATGTCCCGCTATTTCTCGGAACCCTCACTTTGAGCACCCTCGGAGCCTATGTAGTTTATTATTATTTGAAAAAGGGACTTGTATACGAAGCCCTTTTTTCAGGCTATCCCATTATTGAAAGATTTTACAGGGGCGGAATAAGAAACACTAAGGTTAAATACCGACTTTATTACGATAAATTTTTCAAATCTCTTTTAAGGCAAGTGGAATCTCAACTTATTAAAGAGGAAGAAGCCCAACTTTTCAGCCAATAG
- the yidD gene encoding membrane protein insertion efficiency factor YidD, with translation MKELLLFLTLLTFDIPEILQNRADSVLKSEYSLYSNPLKFLILKSIRIYQGTVSKVQGDVCNFIPSCSHYGYEAIRKHDIIKGLLMASDRVQRCHGFAILYYPDYYGLKEDSIRGAKAFDPVK, from the coding sequence ATGAAAGAATTGCTGCTTTTTCTCACACTCTTAACCTTTGATATTCCTGAGATCTTGCAAAATAGAGCCGATAGTGTTTTAAAATCGGAATACTCGTTGTATTCGAATCCTCTAAAGTTTCTAATCTTAAAGTCAATACGAATTTATCAGGGCACCGTTTCAAAGGTTCAGGGAGATGTTTGTAATTTTATTCCATCTTGCTCCCATTACGGCTATGAGGCAATAAGGAAACACGATATTATCAAAGGGTTACTTATGGCTTCCGACAGGGTTCAGAGGTGCCACGGCTTTGCCATCTTGTATTATCCGGACTACTATGGCTTAAAGGAAGATTCAATAAGAGGGGCCAAGGCTTTTGACCCGGTGAAATGA
- a CDS encoding uracil-DNA glycosylase, with translation MKDPRVIIYKEALGFDRVWLPDSNKNLKLFLLEQQASKCRKCPLYRTRDKFVFGWGNPYSGIMAVGEAPGPDEDKLGKPFVGRAGEFLNYALKEAGIDRERDIYLANVLKCIPVELATGSNGNPVALVNNYGKKSFRAPSNSEIEACSQWLEAQISIIKPKFILAMGNPSVRYFLGKNVNVTAVLGTPRKIRDGSITVFPVLHPSYIIRKKSPDLEKMYIEQLKKFKELISGLIPD, from the coding sequence ATGAAGGACCCACGGGTTATTATTTACAAGGAAGCTCTTGGATTTGACAGGGTTTGGCTTCCGGATTCCAATAAAAATTTAAAATTGTTCCTTTTGGAACAGCAAGCAAGTAAATGCAGGAAGTGCCCACTGTACCGTACACGGGATAAATTTGTGTTCGGATGGGGAAATCCATATTCTGGAATTATGGCTGTTGGAGAGGCTCCTGGGCCAGATGAAGACAAACTTGGAAAGCCTTTCGTAGGAAGGGCAGGGGAATTTTTAAACTATGCCCTTAAGGAGGCAGGTATTGACAGGGAGAGGGATATATACCTCGCAAACGTTTTAAAATGCATACCCGTTGAATTAGCAACGGGTTCAAATGGAAATCCTGTCGCGTTAGTTAATAATTATGGCAAAAAATCTTTTAGGGCTCCGAGCAATTCCGAGATTGAAGCCTGTTCTCAGTGGCTTGAGGCCCAAATTTCCATAATTAAACCCAAGTTCATACTCGCTATGGGAAACCCTTCTGTTAGGTACTTTCTGGGTAAGAATGTAAATGTCACAGCAGTTTTGGGTACACCCAGAAAAATAAGGGATGGGAGCATAACGGTATTTCCTGTCTTGCATCCGTCCTATATTATTCGTAAGAAAAGCCCTGATCTCGAGAAAATGTATATTGAGCAACTTAAAAAGTTTAAAGAATTGATCTCGGGGCTCATTCCAGATTGA
- the coaBC gene encoding bifunctional phosphopantothenoylcysteine decarboxylase/phosphopantothenate--cysteine ligase CoaBC, producing MAKVLVGLTGSVSVYKSINVLRLLEKRGHSVKAVLTESAQKFVNPLLVSSTIKGEVYTDVDFWGKGKSIHIDLARWAELIAVVPCTANTISKIRYGIADNLLTSTILAFKGPLLIAPAMHQEMWLNPEIQNSVEYLKEFRGVLVSGPERGVLASGETGCGRLLREEFIVEDIEAALKGSPLKSYKILLCYGRTEEPVDAVRVITNRSSGLMGYYIAKAVKEYGGKLIQVVGETSVPPYERDEVVRVKTAEEMLNSVEKYLEQADVFIMAAAVSDYRSEHQYSEKLKKGEKLTIELVPTKDILKTVAPLKREGQIFVGFALETSNLESYAKKKLEEKNLDIIVGNYASAMGSEFSSGLVIDKNGGIEEFSNLSKEALAIKIVKKIIKLVK from the coding sequence GTGGCCAAGGTATTAGTTGGTCTGACTGGCAGTGTTTCAGTCTATAAGTCTATAAATGTCCTTCGTCTTCTTGAAAAAAGAGGGCATAGCGTTAAAGCGGTTTTAACTGAATCAGCGCAGAAATTTGTTAACCCTTTGCTTGTAAGTTCCACTATTAAAGGGGAAGTTTATACTGATGTTGATTTCTGGGGAAAAGGCAAGAGCATTCATATTGATCTTGCGAGATGGGCTGAGTTGATTGCGGTAGTGCCTTGTACTGCGAATACAATTTCTAAGATACGTTACGGAATAGCAGATAATTTATTGACTTCTACAATCCTTGCCTTTAAAGGGCCTTTGCTAATTGCCCCTGCTATGCACCAGGAGATGTGGTTAAATCCCGAAATTCAGAATTCTGTGGAATACCTCAAAGAGTTTAGGGGAGTTTTGGTTTCGGGTCCAGAAAGAGGAGTGTTGGCATCCGGAGAAACAGGTTGTGGCAGGCTTTTACGGGAGGAATTCATTGTTGAGGATATTGAAGCCGCTTTAAAAGGGTCTCCTTTAAAGAGTTATAAAATCCTTTTGTGTTATGGAAGGACTGAAGAACCAGTCGATGCCGTGAGGGTTATAACGAACAGGTCTTCAGGCTTGATGGGTTATTACATAGCAAAAGCGGTTAAAGAATATGGTGGGAAATTGATTCAAGTAGTGGGTGAAACTTCAGTACCCCCCTATGAAAGAGACGAGGTTGTAAGGGTAAAAACGGCAGAGGAAATGTTAAACTCCGTTGAAAAATATTTAGAACAGGCTGATGTTTTTATCATGGCGGCCGCGGTTTCCGACTATCGCTCAGAACATCAATATTCAGAGAAATTGAAAAAGGGTGAAAAATTAACAATTGAACTTGTGCCTACAAAGGATATTTTGAAAACAGTTGCACCTTTAAAACGGGAAGGGCAGATTTTTGTGGGGTTTGCCCTTGAGACTTCGAATCTTGAAAGTTACGCCAAGAAGAAGTTAGAGGAAAAGAATCTTGATATTATTGTTGGAAATTATGCGAGTGCGATGGGCTCAGAATTCTCCAGTGGTTTAGTTATTGATAAGAATGGGGGAATTGAAGAATTCTCGAATTTATCCAAAGAAGCCCTTGCGATAAAAATTGTTAAGAAGATCATCAAATTGGTAAAATGA
- a CDS encoding DNA-directed RNA polymerase subunit omega codes for MVKSKFRVLDELKERYGSRYLVILLASKVAKVISDTKQEKEVAARLGISDEDVKPTVLALYRILREGVKFRLEQEKTAEE; via the coding sequence ATGGTAAAGAGTAAATTCAGAGTTCTTGATGAGTTAAAAGAAAGATACGGTTCAAGGTACTTAGTTATTCTGCTTGCCTCTAAAGTTGCTAAGGTAATATCGGATACCAAGCAAGAGAAAGAGGTTGCTGCGAGGCTCGGTATTAGTGACGAAGATGTTAAGCCCACGGTCCTGGCATTATATAGAATCCTCCGCGAAGGTGTAAAGTTTAGACTTGAACAAGAAAAAACAGCCGAAGAATAG
- a CDS encoding ribonuclease HI family protein, whose protein sequence is MRKCELYIDGSSRGNPGEAGCGFVIYSEGKKLLEKSIYLGVKTNNEAEYFGLIEALKAAREVGCEEIMVYSDSELLVNQINGVYKVRALNLIPLRDEALSLLKFFKKWRITHINREQNFETDFLAKKVSKEGKDGKE, encoded by the coding sequence ATGAGGAAATGTGAGCTTTACATTGATGGTTCCTCCAGAGGTAATCCCGGTGAGGCAGGGTGTGGATTCGTAATATACTCTGAAGGTAAGAAATTACTTGAGAAAAGCATCTATCTTGGTGTTAAGACAAATAACGAGGCTGAGTATTTTGGCTTGATTGAGGCTTTAAAAGCTGCAAGGGAAGTGGGGTGTGAGGAGATAATGGTTTATTCAGATTCAGAGCTTCTTGTAAATCAGATTAATGGTGTTTACAAGGTAAGGGCATTAAACCTAATACCATTAAGAGATGAAGCTTTAAGTTTGCTAAAATTTTTTAAAAAATGGCGGATAACCCATATAAATAGAGAGCAAAATTTTGAAACAGATTTTCTTGCAAAAAAGGTTTCCAAGGAGGGAAAGGATGGTAAAGAGTAA
- a CDS encoding C4-type zinc ribbon domain-containing protein, which translates to MDEILKVLIAIQNLDSEIEKLRHKKNSLPKEIQELENEIRKLSAEKEKIIASFKKEEIKLRELEVDLKEIQEKIRNFQERSRQVKSNEEYRAMISQIEHANMEKLKKEEEIVVQMELVEKLQRELPEKTKSLDEKKQELEKTANISKQQLAEIEEQLKWNEEKKKVLLEKLPDKERQLYLKLQSRFGSYAICKVVENDVSKSEKDYVCSGCYSVLPLSFVQELKSKHTYSRCPNCGRIIYYHEEM; encoded by the coding sequence ATGGACGAAATTTTAAAAGTTCTAATAGCAATTCAGAATTTGGACAGTGAAATTGAAAAGTTGAGACACAAAAAAAATAGCCTTCCTAAGGAAATTCAGGAGCTGGAGAACGAAATTCGGAAACTGTCAGCGGAAAAGGAAAAGATAATAGCGAGTTTCAAAAAGGAAGAGATTAAACTGCGAGAGCTCGAAGTAGACCTGAAAGAGATTCAGGAAAAGATCAGGAATTTTCAGGAAAGATCGAGGCAGGTAAAGAGCAACGAGGAATACCGTGCAATGATCTCCCAAATTGAGCATGCGAACATGGAAAAGTTAAAAAAGGAAGAGGAAATAGTTGTACAAATGGAGTTGGTTGAAAAACTTCAAAGGGAGTTACCGGAGAAGACGAAATCTTTAGATGAAAAAAAGCAAGAATTGGAAAAAACCGCAAATATTTCCAAACAGCAATTGGCAGAAATAGAAGAGCAACTAAAATGGAATGAAGAAAAGAAGAAGGTGCTTCTTGAAAAATTACCAGACAAGGAAAGGCAATTGTATCTTAAACTACAGTCCCGTTTTGGAAGTTATGCGATTTGCAAGGTCGTTGAAAATGATGTGTCCAAATCTGAAAAAGACTATGTGTGTTCAGGATGTTACAGTGTATTGCCCCTTTCCTTTGTGCAAGAGTTAAAATCAAAACACACTTACTCCAGATGCCCAAATTGTGGGCGTATTATTTACTATCATGAGGAAATGTGA
- the glmM gene encoding phosphoglucosamine mutase codes for MENKALFSVSGLRGIVGESLTVPLIIKYTSAFAKHNGGNLYFVAQDTRPHSFAIKLAVISTLLSMGKEVVDLGVVPTPTLLLTIREKKADGGIMITASHNPIEWNALKFVNKNGLFISKEDIDEVEKLAQEEPTWSKFDEFKPLRQNVNAIKDHIEKIVESPFINVSLIRKKKFKVACDCINGAAYQAIPTLLKELGCEVVCINCDDSGEFTRNPEPKKEHLTELENLLFEKDADVAFATDPDGDRLLVGFRDTGLLSEEYTVPLCAYQILGKKKGDIVVNLSTSMMIEHVAEAFKVKVYRTAVGEANVVNTMMEKNAIIGGEGNGGVIFPSINACRDSLTGIAIILSLLAEKDIYSVYSSIPKFCMRKKQVKFDSELPKEKFEKAFKGFKIDLTDGIYLRKKDAWVHIRKSNTEPIVRIYAESPTEEETLSLIAKAEEVLSS; via the coding sequence ATGGAAAATAAAGCTTTGTTTTCAGTGTCTGGTCTAAGGGGTATAGTCGGTGAAAGTCTCACCGTTCCTCTCATAATAAAGTACACATCAGCCTTCGCAAAGCATAATGGCGGCAACCTATATTTTGTTGCCCAGGATACAAGACCCCATAGTTTTGCAATAAAACTTGCGGTAATTTCAACCTTGCTTTCGATGGGTAAAGAAGTCGTGGATCTTGGAGTGGTGCCTACTCCCACACTTTTACTCACAATCCGCGAGAAAAAAGCGGATGGCGGAATAATGATCACTGCCAGCCATAATCCGATTGAATGGAATGCCCTGAAATTTGTAAATAAAAATGGGCTTTTTATCTCAAAAGAAGATATCGATGAAGTTGAGAAGTTAGCGCAGGAAGAGCCTACATGGTCAAAGTTTGACGAATTTAAACCATTGAGGCAGAATGTGAATGCTATAAAGGACCATATAGAAAAAATCGTGGAAAGCCCTTTCATTAATGTGTCATTAATAAGGAAAAAGAAGTTTAAAGTTGCCTGTGATTGTATCAATGGTGCCGCTTATCAAGCTATACCGACTCTGCTCAAAGAACTTGGTTGTGAAGTTGTGTGCATTAATTGCGATGATTCTGGAGAATTTACAAGGAACCCAGAACCAAAGAAAGAGCATTTAACAGAGCTTGAGAATCTACTCTTTGAAAAAGATGCAGATGTTGCCTTTGCTACTGATCCCGATGGGGATAGGCTCTTAGTTGGTTTTAGAGATACGGGACTACTCTCTGAAGAGTACACCGTTCCATTGTGCGCTTATCAGATTTTAGGCAAAAAGAAAGGGGATATTGTAGTTAATCTTTCAACATCTATGATGATAGAACATGTGGCTGAAGCCTTCAAAGTGAAAGTCTACCGTACCGCTGTTGGGGAGGCTAATGTTGTTAATACGATGATGGAAAAAAACGCCATCATTGGGGGAGAAGGTAATGGTGGAGTCATCTTCCCATCTATAAATGCCTGCAGAGATTCTTTAACAGGAATAGCGATAATTCTTTCCCTCCTTGCGGAAAAGGACATTTATTCTGTTTATTCCTCTATACCTAAGTTTTGTATGAGAAAAAAGCAGGTAAAATTTGACTCAGAATTGCCAAAAGAGAAGTTTGAAAAAGCCTTTAAAGGTTTCAAGATAGACCTCACCGATGGAATTTATTTAAGGAAGAAAGATGCATGGGTTCATATCAGGAAATCCAATACCGAGCCGATTGTTAGGATTTATGCTGAATCTCCTACAGAGGAGGAAACTCTTTCTTTGATTGCCAAAGCAGAAGAAGTACTTTCTTCGTAG